The following are encoded together in the Hypnocyclicus thermotrophus genome:
- a CDS encoding phage tail spike protein produces MQRVDGGDGMSLKTILNKQTDFTGEFPVDYAKSGLWRFNDTSVDDDYCVIDSSGLNRKMKIVNYLGTTASLLNGQKGGYVRINISNPSTEKTYLKVENDGSFFADIGERIIVGGWIKPTTYSVGNTYCPIFNTRYGPGQPIFYLSLYSGRPRIMLYNSSGSLILDKSLTSTITLVNGGVYFIAMVIEPNNKKAWIVLGDRDSGESWVSDENTFTGTLNPSCVADIVMGMHADAYWYAGSFDDWFLDMDSNLTTDDLVNYFNASLCANGGDTSGNIDAITEPGTVMLRSTNGVYKAEGTLYTAPAVCNLSGIGKVSVTSEYISGTTAVGTIETSTSDDLINWSDWVAVPTDGKLKSPNKAYIRFRVMLSTTDTSKTPKLSEIRLYDIPKSPYEKIGYARPVVLDSNGAWEAVLENAYNIVVTSEINGEDTLSFNIPYRDTKRKYIDSEKKIQIVDDIYKVRTITDIKDSEGNLATEVYAEAEFYDLTFSVRKEEYKFDAETAEVAMAYALEGTEWNVGTVNVKTKRTWTSTEKNALSILRSIADFHGGDLVFDCPNRLVHLLSINGKDSGALFAYKKNMKSIKRVVDTRSLVTRLYAIGADGLTFADINNGKPYIENYTYSSDIRITTLDCSSFTNPYQMKEYAEMRLAEYCKPSISYVLNAMDLSVLTGYEHESWSLGDYVHVEDKDLGLSVTTRVVRREYNLQEPWNTVLELSTTLKNLGSSASQWDNLADSLEGTSMVTNNDIREMVPFNLLRNSRADDGMAYWVNSGFEADSDNGVSGTGSFKATGVAGMTKSMSQTVYPANRSSYTLSAQIASEDLEKLSDDSQVGFEVVIKYEDGTTETRFIDLY; encoded by the coding sequence ATGCAAAGAGTAGATGGAGGTGATGGAATGTCTTTAAAAACAATTTTAAATAAGCAGACGGATTTCACAGGTGAATTCCCAGTTGATTATGCAAAATCCGGACTATGGAGATTCAATGATACATCTGTTGATGATGATTATTGTGTTATTGATTCTTCTGGGTTAAACCGTAAGATGAAGATTGTGAATTATTTAGGGACGACTGCAAGTTTGCTTAATGGTCAAAAAGGAGGATATGTAAGGATTAACATCAGTAATCCATCTACAGAAAAGACATATCTCAAAGTAGAAAATGATGGTAGCTTTTTTGCTGATATAGGTGAACGCATTATTGTTGGTGGTTGGATAAAACCGACAACTTATTCTGTTGGAAACACATATTGTCCAATATTTAATACTCGATATGGTCCTGGACAGCCTATTTTTTATCTTTCCCTTTATAGTGGAAGGCCGAGAATTATGCTTTATAATTCATCTGGTTCACTTATATTGGATAAATCACTCACATCAACCATTACGCTTGTAAACGGAGGTGTATATTTTATTGCAATGGTAATAGAGCCAAATAATAAAAAAGCTTGGATTGTTCTAGGTGACCGTGACAGTGGTGAAAGCTGGGTATCAGATGAAAATACTTTCACAGGGACGCTTAATCCCTCTTGCGTGGCTGACATTGTTATGGGTATGCACGCTGATGCTTACTGGTATGCAGGTAGCTTTGATGATTGGTTTCTAGATATGGATTCTAATCTAACAACAGATGACCTTGTAAATTATTTTAATGCATCCCTTTGTGCAAATGGTGGTGATACAAGTGGGAATATTGATGCTATTACGGAACCAGGGACAGTTATGTTACGTAGTACAAATGGTGTATATAAAGCAGAAGGTACACTTTATACGGCACCTGCTGTTTGTAATTTATCTGGCATAGGTAAGGTATCTGTTACAAGTGAATATATCTCGGGCACAACAGCTGTCGGTACAATTGAAACTTCTACAAGTGATGACCTTATTAACTGGAGTGATTGGGTTGCAGTTCCAACGGATGGGAAACTAAAATCACCAAATAAAGCTTATATTCGGTTTAGAGTAATGCTTAGTACTACGGATACAAGCAAGACTCCAAAGCTTTCGGAGATTAGGTTATATGATATTCCAAAGTCACCTTATGAAAAAATTGGCTATGCAAGACCGGTGGTCCTTGATAGTAACGGAGCATGGGAAGCTGTTCTTGAAAATGCATACAATATTGTGGTTACAAGCGAAATTAATGGTGAAGATACACTTTCTTTTAACATTCCATATCGTGACACAAAGAGAAAATATATTGACAGCGAAAAGAAAATACAAATTGTCGATGATATTTATAAAGTTCGTACTATTACGGATATAAAGGATAGTGAAGGTAATCTTGCAACAGAGGTGTATGCAGAAGCAGAGTTTTATGATCTCACTTTTTCAGTTAGAAAAGAGGAATACAAATTTGATGCAGAAACAGCAGAGGTTGCCATGGCATATGCACTTGAAGGCACAGAGTGGAATGTTGGTACAGTTAATGTTAAGACAAAGAGAACTTGGACCAGTACAGAAAAAAATGCTCTTTCAATTCTTCGCAGCATAGCAGATTTTCACGGCGGTGACCTTGTTTTTGACTGTCCAAACAGGCTGGTACATCTTCTGAGTATAAATGGTAAGGATAGTGGTGCCTTGTTTGCATATAAGAAAAATATGAAAAGCATTAAACGTGTGGTAGATACGAGAAGTCTTGTAACAAGGCTCTATGCTATTGGTGCGGATGGTCTAACTTTTGCTGATATAAATAATGGCAAACCTTATATTGAGAATTATACCTATTCATCTGATATTCGTATTACTACGTTGGATTGTTCCTCATTTACCAATCCTTATCAAATGAAAGAGTATGCCGAAATGCGACTTGCTGAGTACTGTAAACCATCTATTTCCTATGTTCTTAATGCCATGGACTTATCTGTTCTTACAGGATATGAACATGAGTCTTGGTCACTTGGGGATTATGTTCATGTTGAAGATAAAGACTTAGGACTTTCTGTTACAACTCGTGTTGTTCGCAGAGAATATAATTTGCAAGAGCCGTGGAATACAGTACTTGAACTTTCTACTACGCTTAAGAATCTTGGTAGTTCTGCAAGTCAATGGGATAATCTAGCCGATTCTTTAGAGGGTACGAGCATGGTTACCAATAATGATATCCGTGAAATGGTGCCTTTTAATCTACTTCGAAATTCTCGTGCAGATGATGGTATGGCATATTGGGTAAACTCAGGTTTTGAGGCTGATAGTGATAATGGTGTAAGTGGCACAGGATCTTTTAAAGCAACAGGAGTGGCAGGTATGACGAAAAGTATGTCACAGACAGTTTATCCTGCGAATCGGTCAAGCTACACGTTATCTGCTCAGATTGCCTCTGAAGATTTAGAAAAGTTAAGTGATGATTCACAGGTAGGTTTTGAAGTGGTTATTAAATATGAAGATGGAACTACGGAAACACGATTTATTGATTTGTATTAG
- a CDS encoding glycosyl hydrolase family 18 protein has protein sequence MIDKLKGKRIMVWTFMGNTRMYQALQSYGDRIDTVGLFSFKVRATGEIYEIGVSISSMLTYINQYPHIKWLLTISNDGTNSIFKALRDNTNGAQDMFLSEIVRIMEKYPWCSGIDIDLEKGDDYSTHAASTAMFCNIYNTVKAYDSTKLMNICLPGMTSVNGSVGGENWCVYADLNNYCDTVSIMSYGMAWAGSAPGPVSPRSWLEGIYDYAVTVINPEKIFFGMPAYGWNWRIHDTPENLGRTYRGTSNTYYAAKYWMTGIYNFTDDAPPQPFIPIVAYWDDNNKVPWALPHVYDYMEGRDAISYEYPQMQETYNGRHYLTAYSKQQHTEFGTIYIDHDAMPDSYLGVVSVSETMTTLGDEGEATYNFSVSQSGTYDIAIQLCYPFWDKNSIYVSLDGDIVHFSESRLWWPYWRTTFWTTLASGVSLSVGTHTITISVGVNGVQFYGFKVCSSFSEEPTVGEATYRLAPRQFKDVNGDMVGPATGFKLTLEMLRRKPDSALVWYEDFRDDTPLPESYWTTLSGQWSVWQDGSSIETRPYSQLEGYGELAWNYNSFSDIHLRAQIIFPENFSGKAGIFLGNLFCCFNYGTQAIELYEGATLKGSYFTSFSKTTDEDLRSNPNVYTLEMRKRGNTVRVYSSASHTLRFTATVSSGSGYAGIRSDSNVNCQLLRLGDAWTYEPYEQFDVYMPDGSFKSYGRISRSHCIWDNKFKVFTLTSDIEEPSTRTEDISLDYDFFHSDIMTSVACGNDYTARIVPRDINIWISRIFLGDADGFSILYYQDVDSLVYWANEAAYRWKLRGMCIWSLGQEDMRLWEWLPKQT, from the coding sequence TTGATAGACAAACTAAAAGGTAAAAGAATCATGGTGTGGACATTTATGGGCAATACTAGAATGTATCAAGCACTTCAAAGTTACGGTGACCGCATTGACACTGTTGGACTTTTTTCATTTAAGGTCAGAGCCACTGGTGAAATATATGAAATTGGAGTAAGTATCAGCAGTATGCTTACCTATATTAATCAATATCCTCATATCAAATGGTTACTTACTATATCAAATGATGGTACCAACAGTATCTTCAAGGCACTGCGAGATAATACAAATGGTGCACAGGATATGTTTCTTTCTGAAATCGTCCGAATCATGGAGAAGTATCCGTGGTGTAGTGGTATTGATATCGACCTTGAAAAGGGTGATGATTATTCCACACACGCAGCATCAACAGCAATGTTTTGTAATATATACAATACAGTAAAAGCATATGATTCAACGAAACTCATGAATATCTGCCTTCCTGGAATGACAAGCGTCAACGGTTCAGTTGGTGGTGAAAACTGGTGCGTTTATGCTGATTTAAACAATTATTGTGATACGGTTTCTATTATGAGTTATGGAATGGCATGGGCTGGATCTGCTCCTGGGCCTGTTTCTCCCCGCAGTTGGCTTGAGGGTATATATGATTATGCGGTTACTGTTATAAACCCAGAGAAAATATTTTTTGGAATGCCTGCATATGGATGGAATTGGCGAATTCATGATACACCCGAAAATCTCGGTAGGACTTATCGAGGAACTTCTAATACTTACTATGCGGCAAAATACTGGATGACTGGAATATATAATTTTACAGATGATGCACCTCCACAACCTTTTATTCCTATAGTAGCTTATTGGGATGATAATAATAAAGTGCCATGGGCATTACCTCATGTTTATGATTATATGGAAGGAAGGGACGCTATAAGTTATGAATATCCTCAAATGCAGGAAACATATAACGGAAGGCATTATCTAACAGCATATAGTAAACAACAGCATACAGAATTTGGAACAATTTATATTGACCACGATGCTATGCCAGACAGCTATTTAGGTGTTGTTTCTGTATCTGAGACGATGACTACCCTTGGTGATGAAGGTGAGGCTACATATAATTTTTCGGTATCACAATCTGGTACTTATGATATAGCAATACAGCTTTGCTATCCTTTTTGGGATAAAAACAGCATTTATGTATCTCTTGATGGTGATATTGTGCATTTTTCTGAGAGCCGACTATGGTGGCCATATTGGAGGACTACCTTTTGGACAACTCTTGCAAGCGGTGTTTCTCTATCAGTGGGGACTCATACAATTACCATTTCTGTTGGAGTAAATGGTGTGCAGTTTTATGGCTTTAAAGTTTGTTCTTCATTTAGTGAAGAACCTACAGTTGGAGAGGCTACATATAGACTTGCACCCAGACAATTTAAAGATGTAAATGGTGATATGGTAGGCCCTGCCACAGGTTTTAAACTGACGCTTGAAATGTTGCGAAGAAAGCCAGATTCAGCGCTTGTTTGGTATGAGGATTTTAGAGATGATACTCCGTTACCTGAGAGCTATTGGACAACTCTATCTGGACAATGGAGTGTCTGGCAGGATGGGAGTAGTATTGAAACAAGGCCGTACTCACAATTAGAAGGATACGGCGAGCTTGCTTGGAACTATAACAGTTTTTCTGATATACATTTACGAGCACAGATAATATTTCCAGAAAATTTCAGTGGTAAGGCTGGCATTTTTCTTGGGAACTTATTTTGTTGCTTTAACTATGGTACACAAGCAATTGAATTGTATGAAGGTGCTACACTTAAAGGAAGTTATTTTACTAGCTTTTCCAAAACTACTGATGAAGATCTTCGTTCTAATCCAAATGTGTATACACTTGAAATGCGTAAACGTGGGAATACAGTGAGGGTGTATTCGTCTGCATCTCATACTTTGCGTTTTACAGCTACAGTTAGCAGTGGCAGCGGTTATGCTGGTATTCGTTCAGATAGTAACGTTAATTGTCAGCTTTTAAGATTAGGTGATGCATGGACTTATGAACCATATGAACAGTTTGATGTTTATATGCCAGATGGTAGCTTTAAAAGCTATGGCAGAATATCTCGTAGTCACTGCATATGGGATAATAAATTTAAGGTATTTACTCTCACATCGGATATAGAAGAGCCATCAACTAGAACTGAGGATATTTCTCTTGATTATGATTTCTTTCATTCAGACATAATGACTTCTGTTGCTTGTGGTAATGATTACACAGCAAGGATTGTGCCGAGGGATATCAATATTTGGATATCAAGAATTTTCTTGGGTGATGCTGATGGTTTTTCCATTCTTTACTACCAAGATGTAGATAGTCTTGTATATTGGGCAAACGAGGCGGCATACCGATGGAAGTTACGAGGAATGTGTATATGGTCACTCGGTCAAGAAGATATGAGGTTGTGGGAATGGTTGCCAAAACAAACATAA
- a CDS encoding distal tail protein Dit has product MGFSYNDISSNSMGLKARLTSWQVCGGMRNFTTTVPGKYGVTDFGADFDFREITVACNIFPKHTFSALVKTIDEISTWLDPMQGLKQLIFDTVPDRYFMARLNDKVDCERLIRSAGSFNLKFFCPDPFAYAVIDETYNITEEGAHTVIRTKGNIKSNPIYCIQGIVTPSVNNYITITTSSKELKIVNAVLSDNETLVIDADKMTAYVEDENGIVMRNALPYLEELNFPYLDVGANTITIETSNATFTKLNIYAKSRWR; this is encoded by the coding sequence ATGGGTTTTTCTTATAATGATATTTCTTCAAATAGCATGGGACTTAAAGCCAGACTTACTTCATGGCAAGTCTGTGGGGGTATGCGAAATTTCACGACAACTGTTCCAGGAAAATATGGTGTAACAGATTTTGGTGCAGACTTTGATTTCCGTGAAATTACAGTAGCTTGTAATATCTTTCCCAAGCATACATTCTCTGCGTTAGTTAAAACCATTGATGAAATTTCTACATGGCTTGACCCTATGCAGGGATTAAAACAACTTATTTTTGATACAGTACCGGATAGATATTTTATGGCAAGGTTAAACGATAAGGTTGATTGTGAGAGGCTCATTCGTTCAGCTGGAAGTTTTAATTTAAAGTTTTTTTGTCCAGATCCATTTGCTTATGCAGTAATAGATGAAACCTACAATATTACGGAGGAAGGGGCTCATACGGTTATAAGGACCAAAGGCAACATCAAATCCAATCCAATCTACTGTATCCAAGGAATAGTTACCCCATCTGTAAACAACTATATAACAATTACAACTAGTAGTAAAGAATTAAAGATTGTAAATGCGGTTTTGTCAGACAATGAAACACTTGTAATTGATGCCGATAAAATGACTGCTTATGTGGAGGATGAGAATGGTATAGTTATGAGAAATGCTTTGCCATATTTGGAAGAATTAAATTTTCCATACCTTGATGTTGGCGCAAATACTATAACAATAGAAACAAGTAATGCTACTTTTACCAAGTTGAATATTTATGCAAAGAGTAGATGGAGGTGA
- a CDS encoding DUF2800 domain-containing protein, which produces MNNHAVLSASASHRWLNCLPSARLELEFENKSSEAAKEGTAAHELCEHKLKKALHMKSKRPVSEYDDNDMEKYTDTYVDFVMEQYEMAKQVCKDPIVLIEQHLDFSCYVPDGFGTGDCIIIADDKLHIIDFKYGMGVLVDAEDNPQMKLYALGALEIYDSLYDIKEVAMTIFQPRRENVSTWTIAVDELKTWAENELKPKAIMVYNGEGEYVPGEWCTFCRAAVRCRARAEEKLKLAQSEFKLPPLLTDAEIEEILAILPDLTKWANKITAYALDAAVNHGKEWYGFKVVEGRSVRKYKDEDAVAEKAMANGYKDIYRKSLIPLTQMQKLMGKTKFEKILGDLIYKPPGKPTLVPNSDKRKTYNVTNAINEFNKYKEEM; this is translated from the coding sequence ATGAATAATCACGCAGTTCTATCTGCATCCGCTTCACACAGGTGGCTAAATTGTCTACCGTCAGCAAGGCTTGAACTAGAATTTGAAAATAAAAGTTCTGAGGCCGCAAAGGAAGGAACGGCAGCTCATGAATTGTGTGAGCATAAATTAAAGAAAGCACTCCATATGAAGAGTAAGCGCCCTGTTTCAGAATATGACGATAATGACATGGAAAAATACACTGATACGTATGTGGATTTTGTTATGGAACAGTATGAAATGGCAAAGCAAGTATGCAAAGACCCTATTGTTCTTATTGAACAGCATCTTGATTTCTCATGCTATGTACCAGATGGATTTGGCACAGGAGACTGTATCATAATTGCTGATGATAAATTGCATATAATTGATTTTAAATACGGTATGGGGGTTCTTGTTGATGCAGAAGACAATCCTCAGATGAAATTATATGCTTTGGGTGCGCTTGAAATCTATGATAGCCTTTATGATATAAAGGAAGTGGCAATGACCATCTTCCAGCCAAGACGTGAGAATGTCAGCACTTGGACTATTGCTGTTGATGAGCTAAAAACTTGGGCAGAAAATGAACTAAAACCAAAAGCTATTATGGTCTATAACGGAGAAGGTGAATATGTACCTGGCGAGTGGTGTACTTTTTGTAGGGCAGCTGTTCGTTGCAGGGCTAGAGCCGAAGAAAAGTTAAAATTAGCACAATCAGAGTTTAAACTTCCACCATTGCTTACAGATGCAGAGATAGAAGAAATTCTTGCTATTCTTCCTGACCTTACAAAATGGGCAAATAAAATTACAGCGTATGCTTTAGATGCAGCAGTTAACCATGGGAAAGAGTGGTACGGCTTTAAAGTTGTGGAAGGACGTTCGGTTCGTAAGTATAAGGATGAAGATGCTGTAGCAGAAAAGGCAATGGCAAATGGATATAAGGACATTTATCGAAAGTCACTTATTCCATTGACACAGATGCAGAAATTAATGGGTAAAACCAAATTTGAGAAAATTCTTGGTGACCTTATTTACAAGCCACCAGGAAAGCCTACACTTGTTCCAAACTCAGATAAGCGTAAGACTTATAACGTAACAAATGCCATAAACGAATTTAACAAATACAAGGAGGAAATGTAA
- a CDS encoding phage holin family protein: MKQIWSVIQAVFTAVGGFLGWFLGGVDGFLYALIAFVVIDYLTGVMCAIVDKKLSSEVGFKGICLKVLIFTLVGIGNILDNYVLGEGNAVRTAVIFFYLSNEGISLLENAAHIGLPIPEKLKEVLEQLHNKGGENE; this comes from the coding sequence ATGAAACAGATTTGGAGTGTTATTCAAGCCGTATTTACGGCGGTCGGCGGATTTCTTGGTTGGTTCTTGGGAGGTGTAGATGGGTTTCTATATGCACTGATTGCTTTTGTGGTCATTGACTATCTTACAGGTGTTATGTGTGCCATTGTAGATAAGAAACTATCAAGTGAAGTGGGTTTCAAAGGAATTTGCCTTAAAGTGCTTATTTTCACTTTGGTGGGTATTGGGAATATATTGGACAATTATGTGCTTGGAGAAGGAAATGCTGTAAGAACTGCCGTCATTTTTTTCTATTTGTCCAATGAAGGTATCTCTCTATTAGAAAATGCTGCACATATTGGGCTTCCAATTCCCGAGAAATTGAAAGAAGTTTTAGAGCAGTTACATAACAAAGGCGGTGAAAATGAATGA
- a CDS encoding DUF2815 family protein, producing the protein MANNINRTKVITGINTRLSYFHGWEPVSINGGAEKYSVSVLIPKDDKETINAVNAAVDAAIEEGIAKFGGKKPNKAAIKLPLRNGDVERDDEAYKGHYFINANSMTAPQIVDKAVKPILDRSEVYSGCYSRVSLNFYAFNSNGNKGVACGLGNIQKIKDGEPLGGKTSAADDFTTLEDDDFLA; encoded by the coding sequence ATGGCTAATAATATTAATAGGACAAAGGTTATCACAGGTATAAACACAAGACTTTCTTATTTTCATGGATGGGAGCCAGTATCTATTAACGGTGGTGCTGAAAAATATAGTGTATCTGTTCTTATTCCAAAGGATGATAAGGAAACGATTAATGCAGTCAATGCAGCTGTTGATGCAGCAATCGAAGAAGGTATTGCTAAGTTTGGTGGTAAGAAACCAAATAAGGCTGCTATAAAACTTCCGCTCCGTAATGGAGATGTTGAGCGTGATGATGAAGCTTACAAGGGGCACTATTTTATCAATGCTAATAGCATGACAGCACCTCAAATTGTAGACAAAGCCGTAAAGCCTATCTTGGATCGTTCTGAAGTGTATAGTGGGTGTTATTCTAGAGTATCTCTAAATTTTTATGCCTTCAATTCTAATGGCAATAAGGGTGTTGCCTGTGGACTTGGTAATATCCAGAAAATTAAGGACGGAGAACCTCTCGGAGGAAAAACTTCTGCAGCAGATGATTTCACAACTCTTGAGGATGATGACTTTCTTGCTTAA
- a CDS encoding rRNA biogenesis protein rrp5, which translates to MMSKIKLLLDVVGDMRSLADSIQAVCDAMGTDESAESTKLTTETKPTKETKLTLEEVRGVLAQKSQIGFTSEVRAIIQKYGVNRLSEVDPKHYAKILKSAEELGNE; encoded by the coding sequence ATGATGAGCAAAATCAAGTTACTGCTTGATGTGGTTGGTGATATGCGTTCACTTGCAGATAGCATACAAGCAGTTTGTGATGCAATGGGTACTGATGAATCTGCAGAATCTACTAAATTAACCACAGAAACAAAGCCAACGAAAGAAACAAAATTAACACTTGAAGAAGTACGTGGTGTGCTTGCCCAAAAGAGCCAGATTGGGTTTACATCAGAAGTAAGAGCAATTATTCAAAAGTATGGTGTCAACCGTTTAAGTGAAGTTGATCCAAAGCACTATGCTAAAATCTTAAAATCAGCGGAGGAATTAGGCAATGAATAA
- a CDS encoding N-acetylmuramoyl-L-alanine amidase yields the protein MKLVKNILTKNPCYVAGKTITIKGLMLHSVGCPQPSAAVFIKNWNSESYNRACVHGFIDGNDGTIYQTLPWNHRGWHSGAAANNTHIGIEMCEPDCIKYTGGATFICSDMAMAKEVATRTYNAAVELFAYLCEKFNLDPLADGVIISHSEGHKRGVASNHADPEHLWNQLNIGYTMDTFRAAVKEKMENKNLSVSIGDTKGSYPEKLSTGYYRVRKTWEDKKSQLGAYRVLVNAKAQADKNPGYQVFSDSGVRIYPISKNITYREYTVVKGDSLWTIAHKLLGSGIRYTEIKALNNLTSNTIYSGQILKIPN from the coding sequence ATGAAGTTAGTTAAAAATATTTTGACAAAAAATCCATGTTATGTTGCAGGGAAAACGATAACCATTAAAGGTTTGATGCTGCATTCAGTTGGTTGTCCTCAGCCGAGTGCAGCTGTATTTATTAAAAATTGGAATAGTGAAAGCTATAATAGAGCCTGTGTGCATGGCTTTATTGATGGAAATGATGGTACGATTTATCAGACTTTGCCGTGGAATCATAGAGGTTGGCACTCTGGTGCAGCGGCAAATAACACTCATATTGGTATTGAAATGTGTGAGCCAGACTGTATTAAATATACTGGTGGCGCTACATTCATTTGCTCTGATATGGCTATGGCAAAAGAGGTAGCAACGAGAACATATAATGCTGCTGTAGAGCTTTTTGCATATTTGTGTGAGAAGTTTAATCTAGACCCCCTTGCAGATGGTGTGATTATTTCCCACTCGGAAGGACATAAACGTGGAGTTGCATCAAATCATGCAGATCCAGAACATTTATGGAATCAACTTAATATTGGCTATACAATGGACACTTTTCGTGCTGCTGTTAAGGAGAAAATGGAAAATAAAAATTTATCTGTTTCAATCGGGGATACTAAAGGCAGTTATCCCGAAAAGTTGTCCACAGGTTATTATCGTGTTCGTAAAACTTGGGAAGATAAGAAGTCACAGCTTGGAGCATACCGAGTACTTGTTAATGCCAAGGCACAGGCAGATAAAAATCCTGGATATCAGGTCTTTTCTGATAGTGGTGTACGCATTTATCCAATTTCTAAAAACATAACCTACAGAGAATATACAGTTGTTAAAGGAGATTCACTGTGGACCATTGCACATAAACTGCTGGGCAGCGGTATACGCTATACAGAAATTAAGGCGCTTAACAATCTTACATCTAATACTATTTACAGCGGTCAAATATTGAAAATCCCTAACTAA